The following coding sequences are from one Halobacteriovorax sp. JY17 window:
- a CDS encoding CRTAC1 family protein yields the protein MMKALVISATLLFSGCSTLKEIPKLFKKKKEPTKRKVVEIPPGPSLEGTGTYFQDITKEVGLEGEVATHVYAVDFDADGYTDIVTLPLFYSRPKFFSYVPETKKYQELSYNPFGKVVRASYLTFFDVDKDGILDILAGTLNQKSALAKEPLKVFRGKRVEGRVVYEQMTSTKKRTARPTSSVSLLDFNLDGYIDLFEANWLDYSKTTPKSSPDRLYMGKKNFDYQEVSYLLEDESRFSKANNAYVNAMPSFSSSTCDLDQNGFPDILTSSSGGHPNKMWMNLYDSKHKDRTFKNFADESGYDHDSFGSLDPRGGGNSLYSLCTDYNNDGVMDILIGEVSHSFDSENRDRSSFLTGSKRDFPPKFLRSEYVQDNGRRVWSHSDKRSVFSDFNNDGLIDILVENTGYPPYTRLIYFVQEPDHGFSDVAKDGKIDILNPAGIVTLDIDRDGRMDFITGQSNVRKADLPRRIYVYKNIIPREGRKSIRIYLDGIKSNIHGWGALVELQTEHFTQKRWAEYISGPQPSQSEYGMHFGLDLKNGLKTVTVTWPILEKRQIPLRVEYDIASIIFGDHLEITLCEDGRIIQGKGSCRK from the coding sequence ATGATGAAAGCTTTAGTTATATCAGCAACTCTTCTCTTTTCAGGTTGTTCGACTTTAAAAGAGATACCAAAGCTCTTTAAGAAGAAGAAAGAGCCGACGAAGAGAAAAGTTGTAGAAATTCCACCAGGTCCTTCTCTCGAGGGAACTGGAACATATTTTCAAGATATAACTAAAGAAGTTGGACTCGAAGGTGAAGTCGCTACCCATGTCTACGCAGTAGACTTTGATGCCGATGGCTACACTGATATAGTTACGCTCCCTCTCTTTTACTCAAGACCTAAATTCTTTAGCTACGTTCCTGAAACAAAGAAGTACCAAGAACTTAGTTATAATCCATTTGGAAAAGTTGTTCGTGCAAGCTACCTGACTTTCTTTGATGTTGATAAGGATGGTATTCTTGATATTCTCGCAGGAACTTTAAATCAAAAATCTGCTCTAGCTAAAGAACCTCTTAAAGTTTTCAGAGGTAAGAGAGTTGAAGGCCGTGTAGTCTATGAGCAGATGACCTCAACGAAGAAGAGAACAGCTAGGCCTACGTCATCAGTCTCTCTCTTAGATTTTAATTTAGATGGATACATTGATCTCTTTGAAGCAAATTGGTTAGATTATTCAAAGACAACTCCTAAGTCTTCACCAGACCGTCTTTACATGGGAAAGAAGAACTTTGACTATCAAGAGGTAAGTTACTTACTCGAAGATGAATCAAGATTTTCAAAAGCGAATAATGCCTATGTAAATGCAATGCCTTCATTTTCATCGAGTACATGCGACTTAGATCAAAATGGTTTTCCTGATATCCTTACAAGCTCTTCTGGAGGACATCCAAATAAGATGTGGATGAATCTCTACGATTCAAAACATAAGGATAGGACTTTTAAAAACTTTGCTGATGAATCAGGTTATGATCATGACTCTTTTGGGAGCCTAGACCCAAGGGGAGGGGGAAACTCTCTCTATAGTCTTTGTACGGATTATAATAATGATGGAGTCATGGATATTCTCATTGGAGAGGTTTCTCACTCCTTTGATTCTGAAAATAGAGACCGCTCATCTTTTTTAACTGGAAGCAAGAGAGACTTTCCTCCTAAGTTTCTTCGTTCTGAATATGTTCAGGATAATGGAAGAAGAGTTTGGTCGCATAGTGACAAGAGGTCTGTTTTCTCTGATTTTAATAATGATGGTCTTATTGATATCTTAGTTGAAAATACAGGTTATCCTCCGTACACCCGCTTGATTTACTTTGTTCAAGAGCCTGATCATGGCTTTAGTGATGTGGCCAAGGATGGAAAGATAGATATTTTAAATCCTGCAGGGATCGTTACTTTAGATATTGATAGAGATGGAAGAATGGATTTTATTACGGGACAGAGTAACGTGAGAAAAGCAGATCTTCCAAGAAGAATCTATGTTTATAAGAATATCATTCCAAGAGAGGGAAGAAAGTCTATTCGTATATACCTCGATGGAATTAAGTCAAATATTCACGGTTGGGGCGCTTTAGTTGAGCTTCAAACAGAACATTTCACACAGAAACGCTGGGCCGAATATATTAGTGGCCCTCAACCATCGCAGAGTGAGTACGGAATGCACTTTGGACTCGACCTAAAGAATGGACTTAAAACTGTTACGGTTACATGGCCTATTTTAGAGAAGAGGCAGATCCCACTTAGAGTCGAATATGATATTGCTTCAATAATTTTTGGGGATCACTTGGAGATCACACTCTGTGAAGATGGGCGTATAATTCAAGGGAAGGGAAGCTGTCGCAAGTAA
- a CDS encoding ATPase, T2SS/T4P/T4SS family has translation MKISEHMLEKVEGQKEMIGQLLLQYTSLTEEQLSEALNIQEESGMLIGEILLKKNYIHPHDIIKVICHQVNIPFITDINVDEIDPNITLNIPINYAKSHEILPILETDHTVSVVLTDPFNFDAINDLRELFKKEIKLIVAHPMKVSEAINRVYEKANRNIVDSLEDEFEEALDLDGPIDILDAGADEAPVIRFVNSIIFRAVKEGASDIHIEPYEKETVYRFRINRVMKEILRQPIKTHSAVSSRIKVMSKLDIAEKRLPQDGRIPIKMAGKDIDIRLSTVPIQSGERIVMRILEKNNTILKLENLGFHGKVLKDLQELGSRKHGVVYVSGPTGHGKTTTLFAMLDEINTPDKMIITVEDPVEYEVPGISQIQVNSKIDLSFAIALRSILRQNPDVIMVGETRDKETAEMAIQASLTGHFVLSTIHTNDSFSAPGRLIDMGVQPFLIASSLAGVLAQRLIRKLCNHCKVPHNITPFDMEMMRVTSVPNDATIFTHKGCPKCNYDGFSGMTVVSELLVIDDIIRPLVLKKADSGSIKKAAVKSGMVTLRGDALSKVFSGITSVDEMVRAINDEDHQEDE, from the coding sequence TTGAAAATTTCAGAACACATGCTAGAAAAAGTTGAAGGACAAAAGGAGATGATCGGTCAGCTCCTCCTTCAATATACTTCTCTAACGGAAGAACAATTAAGTGAAGCTCTAAATATTCAAGAAGAGTCAGGAATGCTCATCGGAGAAATTCTTTTAAAGAAGAATTATATTCATCCTCATGACATTATCAAAGTGATTTGCCACCAAGTAAATATCCCTTTTATCACTGATATAAATGTCGATGAAATTGATCCTAATATCACCTTAAATATTCCAATAAATTATGCAAAGTCTCATGAAATTCTTCCAATACTAGAAACTGATCATACAGTCTCTGTTGTTTTAACCGACCCATTTAACTTTGATGCGATTAATGATCTTAGAGAGCTCTTTAAAAAAGAAATCAAGCTCATTGTCGCTCATCCAATGAAAGTTTCAGAAGCAATCAATAGAGTCTACGAAAAAGCGAATAGAAATATTGTTGATTCATTAGAAGATGAATTCGAAGAGGCGCTAGATCTTGATGGACCAATTGATATCTTAGATGCTGGTGCCGATGAAGCTCCTGTAATCCGCTTTGTGAACTCTATAATTTTTAGAGCAGTAAAAGAAGGCGCTTCCGATATTCATATTGAGCCTTATGAAAAAGAAACGGTTTACCGCTTTAGAATTAACCGAGTAATGAAAGAAATTCTAAGACAACCTATTAAAACCCACTCCGCAGTGAGTTCGCGTATTAAAGTTATGTCTAAGCTCGATATTGCAGAAAAGAGACTTCCTCAAGATGGTCGTATCCCAATTAAGATGGCCGGAAAAGATATCGATATTCGTCTATCAACAGTTCCAATCCAAAGTGGAGAAAGAATTGTTATGAGGATTCTAGAAAAGAATAATACTATTTTAAAACTAGAGAACTTAGGTTTTCACGGAAAGGTATTAAAAGATCTTCAAGAGCTAGGCTCAAGAAAGCACGGTGTTGTCTACGTTTCAGGTCCTACTGGTCACGGAAAAACAACCACTCTCTTTGCCATGCTAGATGAAATTAACACTCCAGATAAAATGATTATTACTGTTGAAGATCCTGTTGAATACGAAGTTCCAGGGATTTCACAAATTCAAGTGAATAGTAAAATTGATCTCTCCTTCGCTATTGCGCTTAGATCAATTCTTAGACAGAACCCCGATGTCATTATGGTTGGGGAAACGAGAGATAAGGAAACAGCAGAGATGGCGATTCAAGCTTCTCTTACTGGTCACTTTGTTCTCTCAACTATTCACACTAATGATTCTTTCTCCGCACCTGGGCGACTCATTGATATGGGTGTTCAACCATTTCTTATCGCCTCTTCTCTCGCTGGCGTTTTAGCACAGAGACTAATCAGAAAATTATGTAATCATTGTAAAGTCCCCCACAATATCACTCCATTTGATATGGAGATGATGAGAGTTACCTCTGTTCCAAATGATGCGACCATCTTTACTCATAAAGGATGTCCAAAATGTAATTATGACGGCTTTAGTGGAATGACAGTTGTGTCTGAACTACTTGTTATCGACGATATTATTCGCCCACTAGTTCTTAAGAAGGCCGATTCAGGCTCAATCAAGAAAGCTGCTGTAAAGAGTGGAATGGTTACACTTAGAGGTGACGCACTATCAAAGGTATTTTCAGGAATAACCTCGGTAGATGAAATGGTTAGAGCGATTAACGATGAAGACCACCAAGAAGACGAATAA
- a CDS encoding TraR/DksA family transcriptional regulator — MESKTLENFKALFNEIKRNSALESLGRDQDQNLSAKSGDEIDQTTRERDEQLILKLQGRQRFYLKKVDAALARIEDGTFGECNECGDEISETRLLARPTADLCICCKEEQERGEEHVLYEKKSHTLGKQILNGSINPSLVNINPGDDNVVKFHSNSNNENFNTQTFAR; from the coding sequence ATGGAAAGTAAAACTCTAGAAAACTTTAAAGCACTCTTTAACGAAATCAAGAGAAACAGCGCTCTTGAAAGCTTAGGAAGAGACCAAGATCAAAACCTGTCAGCTAAGTCAGGTGATGAGATAGATCAAACAACTCGTGAGCGAGATGAGCAGCTCATACTAAAGCTGCAAGGAAGACAGAGATTCTATCTCAAGAAAGTCGATGCCGCTCTAGCAAGAATAGAAGATGGCACATTCGGTGAATGTAATGAATGTGGAGATGAGATCTCTGAAACAAGATTACTTGCTAGACCTACTGCAGACCTTTGTATCTGCTGTAAGGAAGAACAAGAAAGAGGTGAGGAACACGTTCTCTATGAGAAAAAGAGTCACACTCTTGGAAAACAAATCTTAAACGGAAGTATTAATCCTAGTTTGGTAAATATCAATCCAGGTGATGATAATGTAGTGAAGTTTCACTCAAATTCTAATAATGAAAATTTCAACACACAGACTTTTGCTAGGTAA
- the gspD gene encoding type II secretion system secretin GspD: MKNKKLVISSSLVALMAPLLIGTTAAQFNDSKYKAKTKYNTSEKSAASLIKSNSKSDDFFGRSSDNTAIDASKDKKYVNLNPETAFGPEVITSFDFPNTSLTDLTKHMQKLTGINLILDKDLKGKVSIMAPTAITVGDAWRAYLTALNLNGYTLVKSGSFYKIVNARDIRYTPTKIYTGNFTPNTDNYVMRILPLKNINSTEVTRSFRPFMSRYGRIIDIKQTNTIIVQDTGSNINRLTRLIKFIDVPGHEESLQIIPVKNSSAQEIAKLLDKIFKGTKSSKVRSTTTTSLISEIKLIAEPRTNSIIAMTNADGAKQLNALIQKLDVKLVNSSSGQIHVYYLNHGTSETLAKTLSSLVTSAQPATTTRSRFSKTASADDSSSLFNAEVKITADKENNAIVVTASPTDYLTIKEVIKKLDRPRDQVFVEGMIMETSVTKDKGFGINLIGAYGSGATDKAGFIGNGSDLFNVMSNNITALGGLFVGGGTGSSVTQTIGGQEVKIKSVSGLITAIAANAGTNVLATPQIMALDNEEAVFEVGESIPTPERTNSANGSSSVSIKQQKVALTLKITPQVNKVTRFIKLKIDQKIDDFSSRSLPSGVQSDGVATTTRSALTTVVVRDRDTIAMGGLMRDKETDVTSKVPLLGDIPVLGWLFKNTRKSVEKLNLLFFFTPKIIDVYKTANAKNVQDQLNRRSTHLKNALGEKDPFATTAKGLYEKAKKQEQGPLYDQEEADEYKRENEGSGIGNEKEKMEDPLLGANEPNYNVIVQKIKSKASATKK, from the coding sequence ATGAAGAACAAAAAATTAGTAATTAGCTCATCACTCGTAGCACTCATGGCACCTCTTCTCATTGGTACTACGGCTGCGCAGTTTAATGATTCAAAGTACAAGGCTAAGACGAAGTATAATACTTCAGAAAAATCAGCTGCAAGCTTAATTAAAAGCAATAGCAAGAGTGATGACTTCTTTGGAAGAAGCTCTGATAATACAGCGATTGATGCGAGTAAGGATAAGAAGTATGTAAACTTAAATCCAGAAACAGCATTTGGGCCAGAAGTTATAACAAGCTTTGACTTCCCTAATACATCTCTTACAGACCTTACAAAGCATATGCAAAAACTTACTGGAATTAATTTAATTCTCGATAAAGACTTAAAAGGTAAAGTTTCAATTATGGCACCAACTGCTATCACTGTTGGAGATGCTTGGAGAGCTTACCTCACCGCTTTAAATTTAAATGGATATACTCTTGTTAAGAGTGGTTCATTCTATAAGATCGTAAATGCTAGAGATATTAGATATACGCCAACAAAAATTTATACTGGAAACTTTACTCCTAATACAGATAACTACGTGATGAGAATTCTTCCTTTAAAGAATATCAATTCAACAGAAGTTACAAGATCATTTAGACCATTCATGTCTAGATATGGTCGTATCATTGATATTAAACAAACAAATACAATTATTGTTCAAGATACTGGTTCAAATATTAATAGACTTACACGTCTAATTAAATTCATCGATGTTCCAGGTCACGAGGAGTCTCTACAGATTATTCCTGTTAAAAATTCATCAGCGCAAGAGATCGCCAAACTTCTTGATAAAATTTTCAAAGGAACTAAGTCTTCAAAAGTTAGATCAACTACAACGACAAGCTTAATTTCTGAAATTAAGCTTATTGCGGAGCCTAGAACAAATTCAATTATCGCTATGACTAATGCTGATGGAGCAAAGCAGTTAAACGCCCTTATTCAAAAGCTAGATGTTAAGCTTGTGAACTCAAGTTCTGGTCAAATTCATGTCTACTACTTAAATCATGGAACAAGTGAAACTCTAGCAAAGACTCTCTCTTCACTAGTAACTTCAGCTCAGCCAGCAACGACGACTCGTTCAAGATTTTCGAAAACAGCTTCTGCAGATGACTCTAGCTCACTATTTAATGCTGAAGTTAAAATTACTGCAGATAAAGAAAATAACGCAATTGTTGTAACAGCTTCCCCTACTGACTACTTAACAATTAAAGAAGTTATTAAGAAGTTAGATAGACCAAGAGATCAAGTCTTCGTAGAAGGGATGATTATGGAAACTTCTGTAACTAAAGATAAAGGTTTTGGAATTAATCTAATTGGTGCTTACGGTTCTGGTGCAACTGATAAAGCTGGATTCATTGGTAATGGATCAGATCTCTTTAATGTAATGTCTAATAATATTACAGCGCTTGGAGGTCTCTTTGTTGGTGGTGGAACAGGTAGCTCTGTCACTCAGACAATTGGTGGCCAAGAAGTTAAAATTAAATCTGTATCGGGATTAATTACTGCGATTGCAGCAAATGCTGGAACAAATGTACTTGCAACTCCACAGATTATGGCACTTGATAATGAAGAAGCTGTATTTGAAGTTGGTGAAAGTATCCCTACTCCAGAGAGAACAAATTCTGCCAACGGATCATCTTCAGTTTCAATTAAGCAGCAGAAAGTTGCTCTAACACTAAAGATAACTCCTCAAGTGAATAAAGTGACTAGATTTATTAAACTTAAAATTGATCAAAAAATTGATGACTTCTCAAGTAGATCACTTCCTTCAGGTGTTCAGAGTGACGGTGTTGCTACAACGACAAGAAGTGCTTTAACTACTGTAGTTGTTAGAGATAGAGATACTATCGCCATGGGTGGTCTCATGAGAGATAAGGAAACTGATGTAACTTCAAAAGTTCCTCTTCTTGGAGATATTCCTGTTCTTGGTTGGTTATTTAAGAATACAAGAAAGAGTGTTGAAAAACTTAACCTACTCTTCTTTTTCACTCCTAAGATTATTGATGTCTATAAAACAGCAAATGCGAAGAACGTTCAAGATCAACTAAATAGAAGAAGTACTCACTTAAAGAATGCTCTTGGAGAAAAGGACCCATTTGCGACAACAGCAAAAGGTCTTTACGAAAAAGCTAAGAAGCAAGAGCAAGGACCTCTCTACGATCAGGAAGAAGCTGATGAGTATAAGAGAGAGAATGAAGGATCTGGAATTGGAAATGAAAAAGAGAAAATGGAAGATCCACTTCTTGGAGCGAATGAGCCTAATTACAATGTAATTGTTCAAAAAATTAAATCAAAAGCTTCGGCAACAAAGAAATAA
- the gspG gene encoding type II secretion system major pseudopilin GspG, translating to MKKRNMFRFLRQSAGFSLIEILIALTLLGIAGTFVAGQIFSQLTEGQIKAASIQMKSFKSILQDYRRKCGLYPLTDQGLDALINKPSGGKECKSYPAEGFMDAEEIPRDPWDEEYFYESDGRDFNIWSLGPDRVEGGEGTDADIYLNKKK from the coding sequence ATGAAAAAAAGAAACATGTTTCGTTTTCTTAGACAATCAGCTGGTTTCTCACTAATTGAAATCTTAATCGCTCTAACACTACTAGGAATTGCGGGGACTTTTGTTGCTGGACAAATCTTTTCTCAACTAACTGAGGGACAGATTAAGGCCGCGAGTATCCAAATGAAGAGTTTCAAATCAATTCTTCAAGATTATAGAAGAAAATGTGGACTCTACCCTCTTACTGATCAAGGACTAGATGCCCTTATTAATAAGCCTTCAGGTGGAAAAGAGTGTAAGAGCTATCCTGCAGAAGGATTTATGGATGCAGAAGAAATTCCAAGAGATCCATGGGATGAGGAATACTTCTACGAATCTGATGGTAGAGACTTTAATATTTGGAGTTTAGGTCCAGATAGAGTTGAAGGCGGAGAAGGTACAGACGCTGACATCTACTTAAATAAAAAGAAGTAA
- the gspF gene encoding type II secretion system inner membrane protein GspF, which produces MAIYSYKGLDKTGKEIKKTIDSDSLNSAKAKVRSMGIMLIEISEQKAQNKSSGGSSFNFGPTVSIQELSLMTRQLATLIKAKIQIVEAFNALVDQTDNQKFKSILAEIKQKINEGSSLANALADYPKVFDNVYVNMVDAGETSGTLQVVLLRLADFTEAQVKLKNKIKGAMTYPLIMAFVGAGMMGIIFIFVIPKITRIFETMKKDLPLQTEICIWISQFLKSYWWAVIIGTIFAYTSFKKYIATKNGKSKWDSLLLKLPIVGELVTMINVSRFCSTLATLLNSGVPIIASLKIVKNLIANVHMQGAVEEAKISVSEGASLAGPLARSGLFPTMVTHMMTLGEKSGELEDMLKIISENYEDQVESKLNGLTSVLEPIMLVGMGIAVAFIIFSVVVPMMQLNSLH; this is translated from the coding sequence ATGGCAATATATAGCTACAAAGGTCTTGATAAGACTGGAAAAGAAATTAAGAAGACAATTGACTCCGACAGCTTAAACTCTGCGAAGGCAAAAGTTAGATCAATGGGAATAATGCTCATTGAAATTTCTGAACAAAAGGCACAGAATAAATCTTCTGGTGGAAGTAGCTTTAACTTTGGTCCAACTGTTTCGATTCAAGAGTTATCTTTAATGACTAGACAGCTCGCCACTCTTATAAAAGCAAAAATTCAAATTGTTGAAGCTTTTAACGCTCTCGTTGATCAAACAGATAATCAGAAATTTAAGTCCATACTCGCTGAAATAAAGCAGAAAATTAACGAAGGTTCCTCCCTCGCCAATGCCTTAGCGGACTACCCAAAAGTCTTTGATAACGTCTATGTAAATATGGTCGACGCAGGAGAAACATCGGGAACATTACAAGTTGTTCTACTTAGACTTGCTGACTTTACAGAAGCACAAGTTAAATTAAAGAATAAGATAAAAGGTGCAATGACCTACCCTCTTATAATGGCCTTTGTTGGCGCAGGGATGATGGGGATTATCTTTATTTTTGTTATTCCTAAAATTACTCGAATATTTGAAACAATGAAAAAAGACTTACCACTACAGACAGAAATTTGTATTTGGATATCTCAATTTCTAAAGAGTTACTGGTGGGCAGTTATTATAGGAACTATTTTTGCTTACACATCTTTTAAAAAATATATCGCGACAAAGAATGGAAAATCAAAGTGGGATAGTCTTTTGCTCAAGCTTCCTATCGTTGGAGAACTAGTCACAATGATCAATGTCAGTAGATTTTGTTCAACACTAGCAACTCTACTAAATTCAGGTGTTCCTATTATTGCTTCACTTAAAATTGTAAAAAACCTCATTGCCAATGTTCATATGCAAGGGGCGGTAGAAGAAGCGAAGATAAGTGTCTCTGAAGGTGCATCTCTTGCCGGACCACTCGCAAGATCTGGACTATTCCCTACTATGGTAACTCATATGATGACACTAGGGGAAAAATCGGGTGAATTAGAAGATATGCTAAAGATCATTTCCGAAAATTACGAAGACCAAGTAGAATCAAAACTTAATGGACTAACTTCCGTCTTAGAGCCTATAATGTTGGTTGGGATGGGTATCGCCGTAGCATTTATCATCTTTTCAGTGGTAGTGCCAATGATGCAATTAAATTCGCTCCATTAA
- a CDS encoding acyl-CoA dehydrogenase family protein, whose protein sequence is MSESKDAKYNVDQEGQEFDSVVGSLFFGEINEDVIFPFPHFSSEQVEMAKEMCSAVSKYGEAAIDGEKFDDDAKIPDEVIQGLAELGLCGLAVPEEYGGMQLDYSLYSRIFAEVASMDGSTATMLGAHQSIGYRALLNEGTPEQKEKWLPSLASGEKLASFCLTEPGSGSDAYSIKTKAVKNADGSYTITGQKLWITNAGTAEFYTVFCKTDHEKDGETVEKISCFIVEKSMEGVSFGEKENKMGIRASETRAVYLDKVQVPAENILGELGKGFKIAMNVLNSGRLSLGAGCVGGMKTILKLSTEHAKGRKQFGAPISDFGLIQEKLAFMAARCYATESIVYMTTGNMIKGMNDYFLETAICKIYGSESLWTVVDTGLQIAAGNGYMKEYPYERIMRDSRINLIFEGTNEILRCFLALSGMKGPSDSLKDLGKVSDVSSALKDPIKSLGVLSDFAKKRISKMIASRALTKAHPELEEYANYFSSMMASFAIQVENTLIKHGKKIIGNEYPQGRLSNMAVELYVILCVISRTTSILEKPEVPQDKKDYVLGLTKIVIKESRQNFVANLKEMTNNYDKLTAEVSAAVCNYDGYGLDIIDY, encoded by the coding sequence ATGAGCGAAAGTAAGGACGCTAAGTACAATGTTGACCAAGAAGGACAAGAATTCGATTCTGTCGTTGGCAGCTTATTTTTTGGCGAGATTAATGAAGATGTAATTTTTCCTTTTCCACACTTTAGTAGTGAACAGGTTGAAATGGCAAAAGAGATGTGCTCTGCTGTTTCAAAGTATGGAGAGGCCGCTATAGATGGTGAGAAGTTTGATGATGATGCGAAAATACCTGATGAAGTTATTCAGGGATTGGCCGAGTTAGGTCTTTGCGGACTTGCAGTACCAGAAGAATACGGTGGGATGCAATTAGATTACTCTTTATACTCTAGAATTTTCGCAGAAGTTGCTTCAATGGATGGATCTACGGCAACTATGCTAGGAGCTCACCAATCTATTGGATACCGTGCTCTTTTAAATGAAGGAACACCTGAACAAAAAGAGAAATGGCTTCCTTCACTTGCCTCAGGTGAGAAGTTAGCTTCATTTTGTTTAACTGAACCTGGTTCTGGATCAGATGCTTATTCGATTAAAACAAAAGCAGTAAAAAATGCTGATGGTTCTTATACGATCACAGGTCAGAAGCTTTGGATCACTAACGCAGGGACTGCTGAGTTCTATACAGTATTTTGTAAGACTGATCACGAAAAAGATGGTGAGACGGTAGAGAAAATTTCTTGTTTCATCGTTGAAAAAAGTATGGAAGGCGTAAGCTTTGGTGAAAAAGAAAATAAAATGGGAATTAGAGCTTCTGAAACAAGAGCTGTTTATCTTGATAAAGTTCAAGTTCCTGCAGAAAATATTCTAGGAGAGCTAGGTAAGGGATTTAAGATCGCAATGAATGTCTTAAACTCTGGGCGTCTTTCTCTAGGTGCTGGTTGTGTAGGGGGAATGAAAACAATTCTTAAACTTTCTACAGAGCATGCGAAGGGAAGAAAGCAATTCGGTGCTCCTATAAGTGACTTTGGATTAATTCAAGAGAAGCTAGCTTTTATGGCCGCACGTTGCTACGCCACAGAAAGTATTGTCTATATGACAACTGGAAATATGATTAAGGGAATGAATGATTACTTCCTTGAGACAGCAATTTGTAAAATCTATGGATCAGAGTCTCTTTGGACTGTAGTAGATACAGGTCTCCAGATCGCCGCGGGTAATGGTTATATGAAAGAATACCCTTATGAGAGAATCATGAGAGATTCAAGAATTAATCTAATCTTTGAAGGAACAAATGAAATTCTTAGATGTTTCCTCGCTCTATCTGGAATGAAAGGACCATCGGACTCTTTAAAAGATTTAGGGAAAGTTTCAGACGTTTCTTCTGCTCTTAAAGATCCAATTAAGTCTCTAGGTGTACTATCGGACTTTGCTAAGAAGCGTATTTCAAAAATGATTGCTTCAAGAGCGCTTACAAAAGCACACCCTGAATTAGAAGAGTATGCAAATTACTTCTCTTCAATGATGGCCTCTTTTGCAATTCAAGTTGAAAATACTCTCATTAAGCACGGGAAGAAAATTATTGGAAATGAATATCCTCAGGGAAGACTTTCTAATATGGCGGTAGAGCTCTATGTTATTCTTTGTGTAATTTCTAGAACAACTTCAATTCTTGAAAAGCCAGAAGTACCACAAGATAAGAAAGACTATGTTCTAGGTTTAACGAAAATTGTCATTAAAGAGTCGAGACAAAACTTTGTAGCGAATCTCAAAGAGATGACTAATAACTATGATAAGTTAACGGCAGAAGTATCAGCAGCAGTTTGTAACTATGATGGTTACGGATTAGATATAATAGATTATTAA